The nucleotide sequence GCTCCTTCCTGCTCCATTCCGCTGAACCATTCCGTTACGAAAGCCCTCCATGCTTCGATTCCTCCGTATTCCCATTGCTCAAAGCAATCGAATATATGGACATCCGCTGCATATCCGGACAAAAATTTTTCGGCATCCCCTGCGTACAAGGCTTCCGTGTAGTTGGTTAACAGGTCTTGTACAGTCGCAAACATATAAAATCCCCTTTCTTGGCACATCGTTTTTAACAGCATTCGCCTCCGGCAATCCGATTTCCTGCCGGTAAACCCGGTTGCCTTTTTGATGCGCGGGCCGCTGCTTTGGCAGGACGTTTCCTTTGGCGGCCAAAATTGAATATTCTGTGTCTGCTCCATCTGAATAAATTGAATCCGGGGACCACGGGGACGTGCACTCCGCTTCCGTTTTATATTAATATAGGTAGTGCTTGGAAAATTGGAAGGGGTTTATTATGGCTAAATATCTATATAAATTAGGGCAATGGTCCATGAACCATGCGAAAGCGGTGATTGCATCAGCACTCATCCTGCTATTGGTAATGGGCGGACTTGTGCTCGGCTACGGCTTTGAATTTGATGAAGATCTGTCGATTCCCGGCACGTCTTCGCAAGATACAATCGAGATGATGAAAGAGGAATTCCCGGAAGTCGGCAATGCCGGCGGCCAGATCCTTCTCGTCCACAAGGCGCCTGACGGAAAAACCTTGATGGACCCGGACATTGCGGAGAAACTGAACGAAGTTGTCCAACGCGTCCAGGAGGACAAAGCAGTCGAAGCGGTCTATACACCCGACATACTGATGAACTACAACAAAGACCAGACCATCGCTTACACAATGGTCATGTACGACACAGTCGCAGCGGATGTGTCCGAGGAATCGATCACCCATGTTAAAGAAGCGGCCCAAATCACGGAAAACGCCGGCATCCAGACGGAATTGTCGGGTGACGTGGAAGTGCATCCCTTTAAAATGGAAATGGCAACGGAAGTGCTGGGCGTACTTGCTGCCTTCCTGATCCTATTTTTCACCTTCGGTTCCCTGCTTGTCGCAGGCATGCCGATTGTCACAGCCGGAGTCGGCCTCGGAATCGGACTGCTCGGCGTTGTATTCGCGACGAACTTCACCTCCATTTCAACCGTCTGCCTGTCGCTTGCCGCGATGCTCGGGCTGGCGGTCGGCATCGACTATGCCTTGTTTATCCTGTCGCGTTTCCGCCAGGAATATGAAAAAGGCTATTCCATCAAACAAGCCGTTGCGATTGCCAACGGCACTGCCGGAAGCGCCGTCGTGTTCGCCGGCTTGACCGTTGTCATTGCGCTGCTCGGTTTGTCCGTACCGCAAATTCCGTTCCTGTCGATGATGGGCTATACGGCTGCAGTCGGCGTATTTCTGGCCATCGTCATTGCAGTGACCGTCGTACCGGCTGTCATTTACCTGCTGGGCGATAAAATGGCCCCGCCGGCCGGGCGCAAGAAAACGGTCGGTGAACGATTTACCGACCGCGTCAAACTTTCCGGCAAGCTCATGAATGGGTGGGCCCGCCTCGTCGGGAAATTCCCGTTGGTGGTCGCTCTTGCCGGCATGGTCATTCTCGGAGTCATTTCCATTCCGTTTTTCCATATGGAACTCGGATTGCCGGATGACGGCTTCTACGGTGAAGACACCGATGAACGCCAGGCCTACGATCTTCTGAAAGAAGCATACGGCGAAGGCTATCATGCTTCCCTTGTCGTTGTCGCAAAAGCGGAAGAAGGCGGCGAAGTTCTGAGCCAGCTGGAAACGCTGCAAGCGGACATTACGGCGATGGAACACGTGGCTTATATCTCAAACGTCATCCCGAAAGAAACGGGCGACATGGCCGTCATCACTTTGAATCCGGTGACCGGCCCGAATGATGCGGAAACAAAAGAGCTTGTCAATGAACTCCGCGGTGCCGACTACGAAGGCATGGATTTATTCGTCACCGGTTTGACGGCCGTCAATATCGACACTTCCGATAAACTGGCCGACGCACTGCCGGTATTTGCGGCGCTGATTATCGGGCTGGCGTTCGTCCTCTTGGTTGTCGTATTCCGCTCGATCCTTGTGCCGCTGAAAGCGGTGCTCGGATTCGTCCTGTCTCTTGGTGCGACTTTAGGATTTGTCACATGGGTCATTCAAGACGGCAATTTCTATGAACTTTTCGGCTTCTCGACTTCGGGCCCTGTCCTGAACTTCCTTCCGATTATCGTGGTCGGCATCCTGTTCGGCCTGGCGATGGACTATGAAATGTTCCTGGTCAGCCGGATGCGCGAAGAATTCACTCATTCCGGCGACGCCCGAAAAGCCGTGCTTGCCGGACTCCGCGACAGCGGCGGTGTCGTAACCGCTGCCGGACTCATCATGATTGCGGTCTTTACCGGCTTTATGATGGCGCCGGATCCGATGGTGAAAGTTATGGGCCTTGCGCTGGCATTCGGTGTTCTGTTTGATGCATTCATCGTCCGTATGATGATTGTGCCGGCTGTTATGCTGCTGATGGGCAAAGCCGCCTGGTACATGCCGAAATGGCTTGACCGGATTGTGCCGAACATCGATGTGGAAGGCGAAACCATCATGAACGAGATGGAAGCGCCGGAACGCCTGAAAGGCAAAGCCGTTTCGAATACAAAAGCTGTGCAGCAGTAAAATTTAAGACCAATCGAAAACAGCCGCCTTTTAAAGGGCGGCTGTTTTTTTGTTCCGTTATTTAATTTCGCTGTAGCTGCAGACAATATGGGCAACCGCTTTGGCGGCCACCAGCAGTGCGTCTTCATCAATGTCGAATTTCGGGTGGTGATTGTGGTAGATCTCGTCTCTCCCTTTCGGCCTACAGCCGATATAAAAGAAAATGCCCGGCGTTTTTTCTAGGTAATACGAAAAGTCTTCGGATCCGGAGAAGACCGGAAACTCCGCCACTTCTTGGATCGCTGAATCCTCGGCGTTTTGCAGGATAGACACGACGTTCGCCGTGACTTCCGCGTCGTTGCAAAGCGGCGGGTAATCCGGTGTATAGGTCAGGCTGCATTCCACGCCGAACTCCAGCTCGATGCCTTTCGTGATGCGCTCTATTTCCCGGGCAATAATGTCCTGCGTCCGGTCATTCATGTAGCGTACATCGCCTTCTATTTCAATGCTGTCTTTGATGATATTGAACGAACCTTTCGCGTCAAACGAGCCGACCGTGACAACACCCATTTCGAACGGGTTCAAGCGGCGGCTGACAACAGTCTGAATGGCCGTGATAAAATGGGCACCCGCGACGATCGGGTCGTTCGCCTGATGCGGCGTCGAGCCGTGGCCGCCTTTGCCTTGGATGCGCAGTTTGAAATACGTGCGCCCTGC is from Planococcus liqunii and encodes:
- a CDS encoding MMPL family transporter, which translates into the protein MAKYLYKLGQWSMNHAKAVIASALILLLVMGGLVLGYGFEFDEDLSIPGTSSQDTIEMMKEEFPEVGNAGGQILLVHKAPDGKTLMDPDIAEKLNEVVQRVQEDKAVEAVYTPDILMNYNKDQTIAYTMVMYDTVAADVSEESITHVKEAAQITENAGIQTELSGDVEVHPFKMEMATEVLGVLAAFLILFFTFGSLLVAGMPIVTAGVGLGIGLLGVVFATNFTSISTVCLSLAAMLGLAVGIDYALFILSRFRQEYEKGYSIKQAVAIANGTAGSAVVFAGLTVVIALLGLSVPQIPFLSMMGYTAAVGVFLAIVIAVTVVPAVIYLLGDKMAPPAGRKKTVGERFTDRVKLSGKLMNGWARLVGKFPLVVALAGMVILGVISIPFFHMELGLPDDGFYGEDTDERQAYDLLKEAYGEGYHASLVVVAKAEEGGEVLSQLETLQADITAMEHVAYISNVIPKETGDMAVITLNPVTGPNDAETKELVNELRGADYEGMDLFVTGLTAVNIDTSDKLADALPVFAALIIGLAFVLLVVVFRSILVPLKAVLGFVLSLGATLGFVTWVIQDGNFYELFGFSTSGPVLNFLPIIVVGILFGLAMDYEMFLVSRMREEFTHSGDARKAVLAGLRDSGGVVTAAGLIMIAVFTGFMMAPDPMVKVMGLALAFGVLFDAFIVRMMIVPAVMLLMGKAAWYMPKWLDRIVPNIDVEGETIMNEMEAPERLKGKAVSNTKAVQQ
- a CDS encoding amidohydrolase, coding for MIEIRRHLHQHPELSFQEEKTAAFIADFYKGKDVDVQTHTGNGYGVIVTILGGKPGKTIGLRADFDALPIFEEADVPFKSQNEGVMHACGHDGHTAYLLVLADCLIGMKEELSGTIKIIHQHAEETPPGGAKSIVESGILDDLDYVFGTHLFPSHPAGTVGYRSGYAMAGRTYFKLRIQGKGGHGSTPHQANDPIVAGAHFITAIQTVVSRRLNPFEMGVVTVGSFDAKGSFNIIKDSIEIEGDVRYMNDRTQDIIAREIERITKGIELEFGVECSLTYTPDYPPLCNDAEVTANVVSILQNAEDSAIQEVAEFPVFSGSEDFSYYLEKTPGIFFYIGCRPKGRDEIYHNHHPKFDIDEDALLVAAKAVAHIVCSYSEIK